A stretch of the Paenibacillus dendritiformis genome encodes the following:
- a CDS encoding alpha/beta hydrolase family protein — translation MEQRAITAEDLYRFVWLSDPAVNPQDGKIAYVAKQVNEEKSGYRSRIHITAADGTKSKAFTHGEQDSAPVWSPDGTKLAFLRKKGKRQQIWTMAADGGEAEALTDAEFGVSAFEWSPDGARLLYTSSIDPAGSEEKEEQEDGKQAPGKQALVVDRLKCKADGKGLLDGKRTHLFVFHPESGSTVQLTSGDYDVHDFAWSPDGVHAAFAAKRVEDEAVDPDLVFTQDIFIVNCEDGGCRRVTESGLVIGKLAFSPDGDTIAFFGHDRQYENATLIRLYAVPAAGGATVCVTAELDLYLGNAAVTDMKAGGSSAPVFTPDGSAVYSLVSAEGSVQLARFPLEGGYEVLTSGDREITQFTVTKDGQRIVFISSDPLQPGELFIRDTGTGEERRLAAPNEDFLAELKLSRPDSFWVETSDGWKVQAWIMKPAGVSAGGKVPMIVEIHGGPHTMYANSFMHEFQLLAAQGYAVLYTNPRGSHGYGQKFVDACRGDYGGKDYEDIMEALDQAIARYDFVDEGRLGVTGGSYGGFMTNWIVGHTNRFKGAVTQRSISNWFSFYGVSDIGYYFTEYQICAQPWEDPEKLWKHSPLAYVNKVQTPLLILHGEDDLRCPIEQAEQLYVALKRLGKTTQLVRFPGANHDLSRNGHPELRVERLNRIAGWMKQYV, via the coding sequence ATGGAGCAGCGCGCCATCACAGCGGAAGATTTATACCGGTTCGTATGGTTAAGCGATCCGGCCGTCAATCCGCAGGACGGGAAGATTGCCTATGTGGCGAAGCAGGTCAATGAGGAGAAGAGCGGATACCGCTCCCGCATACATATTACGGCCGCAGACGGAACGAAGAGCAAGGCATTTACGCACGGGGAGCAGGACAGCGCGCCTGTCTGGTCGCCGGACGGGACGAAGCTGGCCTTCCTGCGCAAGAAGGGCAAGCGCCAGCAGATCTGGACGATGGCGGCCGATGGCGGGGAAGCGGAAGCCCTGACGGACGCGGAGTTCGGCGTCAGCGCATTTGAATGGTCGCCGGACGGTGCCCGCCTGTTGTACACTTCAAGCATCGATCCGGCCGGGAGCGAAGAGAAGGAGGAGCAGGAAGATGGCAAGCAGGCGCCTGGCAAGCAGGCGCTCGTCGTCGACCGGCTGAAATGCAAGGCGGACGGCAAAGGCTTGCTTGACGGCAAGCGCACGCATTTATTTGTCTTTCATCCTGAATCCGGCTCGACCGTTCAATTGACTTCGGGAGATTATGATGTCCATGATTTCGCCTGGTCGCCGGACGGCGTCCATGCCGCCTTCGCCGCCAAGCGCGTCGAGGATGAAGCGGTCGACCCGGATCTCGTCTTCACGCAAGACATCTTTATCGTGAACTGCGAGGACGGCGGTTGCCGCCGCGTGACGGAATCCGGTCTTGTCATCGGGAAGCTCGCCTTCTCGCCTGATGGGGACACGATCGCGTTCTTCGGCCATGACCGCCAATATGAGAATGCGACCTTGATCCGCCTTTATGCCGTACCGGCCGCGGGCGGGGCCACCGTGTGCGTAACCGCCGAACTCGATCTGTATCTCGGCAACGCGGCCGTGACCGACATGAAGGCCGGCGGCTCTTCCGCTCCGGTCTTCACGCCGGATGGCTCCGCCGTCTATTCGCTCGTCTCGGCGGAAGGAAGCGTTCAGCTCGCACGCTTCCCGCTGGAGGGAGGATATGAGGTGCTGACCTCCGGCGATCGGGAGATTACCCAATTCACCGTGACGAAGGACGGGCAACGGATCGTCTTCATCTCGTCCGATCCGCTCCAGCCCGGAGAGCTGTTCATCAGGGATACGGGAACGGGCGAAGAGCGCCGGCTGGCCGCCCCGAACGAAGACTTCCTGGCGGAGCTGAAGCTGAGCCGGCCGGACTCGTTCTGGGTCGAGACCTCCGACGGCTGGAAGGTGCAGGCGTGGATCATGAAGCCTGCAGGCGTGTCCGCGGGCGGCAAGGTGCCGATGATCGTCGAGATTCACGGCGGCCCGCATACGATGTACGCGAATTCGTTCATGCATGAATTCCAGCTGCTTGCGGCTCAGGGCTATGCGGTTCTGTATACGAACCCGCGCGGCAGCCACGGCTACGGACAGAAATTCGTCGATGCCTGCCGCGGAGATTACGGCGGGAAGGATTACGAGGATATTATGGAGGCGCTGGATCAGGCCATCGCCCGCTACGATTTCGTGGATGAAGGGCGGCTCGGCGTTACCGGCGGCAGCTACGGCGGCTTCATGACCAACTGGATTGTCGGCCATACGAACCGCTTCAAGGGCGCCGTCACCCAGCGCTCGATTTCGAACTGGTTCTCTTTCTATGGCGTCAGCGATATCGGCTATTATTTCACCGAGTATCAGATCTGCGCCCAGCCGTGGGAGGATCCGGAGAAGCTGTGGAAGCATTCACCGCTCGCTTATGTAAATAAGGTGCAGACGCCGCTGCTGATACTGCACGGAGAGGACGATCTGCGCTGCCCTATCGAGCAAGCCGAGCAGCTCTATGTGGCCTTAAAGCGCCTGGGCAAGACGACCCAGCTGGTGCGGTTCCCGGGCGCCAATCACGATCTGTCGCGCAACGGGCATCCCGAGCTGCGCGTAGAGCGGCTGAATCGGATTGCCGGCTGGATGAAGCAATACGTCTAG